Proteins encoded within one genomic window of Flavobacterium sp. NG2:
- a CDS encoding Ig-like domain-containing protein: MKNKLLLFLLVCTFFGNILNAKFSSNIFNSKKYISDNVVGLVSLDTVKKKGITAKTNAIIPPPLTTAGSACKDASLPANATVDVFVNASGGSGDLIEWFDSQTSTTILYTGSIYRAKVAKTTTFYVQTHSGPDFSIRVPVVASVYTNPSPVVLTANPSTIPLCEGTSVTFTASGGADLFEFSVNGVVVQPMSTSRTYTTSTLTNGQTVKVRSRYDVSYDGLITEAAWGTGNMEDNMLSASLSSSAIDGYMNSIKISSTEDKLVFGISGKLGTGRSMLLFLDTKPGGFNVSNFGDDTSSSVVNGFNYFNNNPTTPSTFDSYFFADYCLAISPNVSSSGYFADLIELKTGSSTKINLGNTAVNSLPSLFGVDATNAGVSDYDKGFEIGVLKTLLGYSVGDIKFFGFTVRDDNEANFSVTNSFLSPERTNGSDYGNVPVDYNFATPNPVVVSSDALVPCYSEDSMVMNIVALPTISGTTSVCIGSTTTLTGSGSPNATNPWVSASPSVATVNSSGVVTGVSAGTSVITYTNSNGCSISQTVTVNPLPTITGNPIVCAGLTTTLTGSATPNATNPWVSASPSVATVNSSGVVTGVSAGTSVITYTNSNGCSTTETVTVNALPTITGTPNVCVGLTTTLTGSGTPNATNPWVSASPSVATISNSGVVTGVSVGTSLITYTNSEGCSITQTFTVNPLPTITGTLTVCVGLTTTLSGSGTPSTTNPWVSANPSVATINNSGVVTGVSAGTSVITYTNSNGCTVNRTVTVNALPTITGTPSECIGFTSVLTGSGTPSSTNPWVSATPSVATVNNSGVVTGVSGGTSVITYTNSNGCSVNQIFTVYATPTISGSSTVCIGLTTSLTGSGTPSATNPWTSASPSVATVNNSGVVTGVSAGTSIIRYTDNNGCTITQTVTVNPLPTITGNPIVCAGLTTTLTGSATPNATNPWVSASPSVATVNSSGVVTGVSAGTSVITYTNSNGCSITQTVTVNPLPTITGTPNVCVGLTTTLTGSGTPNATNPWVSASPSVANITNSGVVTGVSVGTSIITYTNSDGCSTTQTFTVNPLPTITGNAIICVGLTTTLTGSGTPNPTNPWVSANPSVATINNSGVVTGVSAGTSVITYTNSNGCTVNRTVTVNALPTITGTPSVCIGFTSALIGSGTPSSTNPWVSATPSVATVNNSGVVTGVSGGTSVITYTNSNGCSVNQIFTVYATPTISGNSTVCIGLTTSLTGSGTPNATNPWTSASPSVATVSSSGVVTGVSAGTSIIRYTDNNGCTITQTVTVNPLPTITGNPIVCAGLTTTLTGSATPNATNPWVSASPSVATVNGSGVVTGVSAGTSVITYTNSNGCSTTQTVTVNALPTITGTPNVCIGLTTALTGSGTPNATNPWVSASPSVATVNNSGVVTGVSVGTSLITYTNSSGCKITQTVTVNALPIATLSSNDSDNTFCSGTSVAFTASGGVNYNFRVNNSSVQNGASAVYTTSTLTNGQFVDVIVTNASGCTSISTAITNTVLPLPVQPILSVDAQPSCIASTGSFKITNYNASYSYTISPSTGVVRIVDMVTAPSGIYVVTATSGACSSSATITVNPVPPQIQFESTGDCIDKDYVLTASPFNNSYDASTVNYEWKDNLGNIVGTNSNVLNATDVVNSMSGAVNYPLTFTLKVSSDLTKCSTVNNVTIESVFCNIQKGISPDGNGSNDFFDLKFMDVSYLQIFDRYGIRVYDQHNYKDQWKGQSNKGEELPSATYYYVIDFNNGKSRTGWIYLIR; the protein is encoded by the coding sequence ATGAAAAATAAATTACTATTATTTTTACTTGTTTGTACGTTTTTTGGAAATATTTTAAATGCTAAATTTTCGAGTAATATTTTCAATTCAAAAAAATACATTAGTGATAATGTAGTTGGTTTAGTTTCTTTAGACACCGTGAAAAAGAAAGGGATAACAGCTAAAACTAATGCTATTATTCCGCCTCCTTTGACTACTGCTGGAAGTGCATGTAAAGATGCTTCTCTACCAGCTAATGCTACTGTTGATGTGTTTGTAAACGCTTCGGGTGGTAGCGGTGATTTAATTGAGTGGTTCGATAGTCAAACATCTACAACTATTTTGTATACTGGTTCTATTTATAGAGCCAAAGTAGCTAAGACAACTACTTTTTATGTTCAAACGCATTCTGGCCCTGATTTTAGTATAAGGGTTCCTGTAGTTGCTTCAGTGTATACAAATCCATCTCCTGTTGTTTTAACTGCTAATCCGTCCACGATTCCTCTTTGTGAAGGTACATCTGTTACTTTTACGGCCTCTGGCGGAGCAGATTTGTTTGAGTTTTCTGTTAATGGGGTGGTTGTCCAGCCAATGTCTACATCAAGAACCTATACCACAAGTACTTTGACAAATGGTCAAACTGTAAAAGTTCGTTCTAGATATGATGTTTCTTATGATGGTTTGATAACAGAGGCTGCATGGGGTACTGGTAATATGGAAGACAATATGCTTTCTGCATCTTTATCATCTTCGGCTATTGATGGGTATATGAACTCGATAAAAATTAGTTCTACTGAAGATAAATTAGTCTTTGGTATTTCTGGTAAATTAGGTACTGGTAGAAGTATGTTGTTGTTTTTAGATACAAAACCAGGAGGTTTTAATGTGTCTAATTTTGGTGATGATACTAGTTCTTCTGTTGTGAATGGATTTAACTATTTTAATAATAATCCAACCACACCTAGTACTTTTGATTCTTATTTCTTTGCCGATTATTGTTTGGCAATTTCCCCTAATGTTAGTAGTAGTGGTTATTTTGCAGATCTAATCGAATTAAAAACGGGTAGTTCAACTAAAATAAACCTAGGAAATACTGCTGTAAATTCTCTTCCTTCTTTATTTGGGGTAGATGCAACAAATGCTGGTGTTTCAGATTATGATAAAGGTTTTGAAATAGGCGTTTTGAAAACGCTATTAGGTTATTCAGTAGGAGATATTAAGTTCTTTGGTTTCACAGTTAGAGATGATAATGAAGCTAACTTTAGTGTTACTAATTCTTTTTTAAGTCCTGAACGAACAAATGGTTCTGATTATGGAAATGTTCCTGTAGATTATAATTTTGCAACTCCTAATCCAGTTGTTGTTTCTTCTGATGCTTTAGTACCTTGTTATAGCGAAGATAGTATGGTGATGAATATTGTTGCTCTACCAACTATTAGTGGTACAACATCTGTATGTATTGGTTCAACAACAACATTAACAGGTTCGGGTTCCCCAAATGCAACAAATCCATGGGTGTCTGCTTCTCCAAGTGTAGCTACGGTTAACAGTTCAGGGGTTGTGACAGGAGTTTCAGCTGGAACAAGTGTAATTACTTATACGAACAGTAATGGTTGTAGTATCAGTCAAACAGTAACAGTAAATCCTTTGCCAACAATTACAGGTAATCCAATTGTTTGTGCTGGTTTAACAACAACATTAACAGGTTCGGCTACACCAAATGCAACAAATCCATGGGTGTCAGCTTCTCCAAGTGTAGCTACGGTTAACAGTTCAGGGGTTGTGACAGGAGTTTCAGCTGGTACAAGTGTAATTACTTATACAAATAGTAATGGTTGTAGCACTACTGAAACAGTAACAGTAAATGCGTTACCAACAATAACAGGTACTCCAAACGTTTGTGTTGGTTTAACAACAACATTAACAGGTTCAGGTACGCCAAACGCAACTAATCCTTGGGTTTCTGCTTCTCCGTCAGTTGCAACTATAAGTAATTCTGGAGTTGTAACAGGAGTGTCAGTAGGAACGAGTTTGATAACCTATACTAATAGTGAAGGCTGTTCTATCACTCAAACATTTACAGTGAATCCTTTACCTACGATTACAGGCACTTTGACTGTATGTGTTGGTTTGACAACAACTTTAAGTGGCTCGGGTACTCCAAGCACAACTAATCCATGGGTTTCAGCTAACCCATCAGTTGCAACAATAAATAATTCTGGAGTTGTAACAGGAGTTTCAGCTGGTACAAGTGTAATAACCTATACAAATAGCAATGGATGTACAGTAAATCGAACAGTAACAGTAAATGCGTTGCCAACGATAACTGGTACTCCGTCAGAATGTATTGGGTTTACATCGGTATTGACAGGTTCAGGTACACCAAGTTCAACAAATCCTTGGGTGTCAGCGACACCGAGTGTGGCTACTGTAAATAATTCTGGAGTTGTAACAGGAGTTTCTGGTGGTACTAGTGTAATTACCTATACCAATAGTAATGGATGTTCCGTGAATCAAATTTTTACGGTGTATGCTACACCAACGATTTCTGGTAGTTCTACTGTTTGTATTGGTTTAACAACTTCGTTAACAGGTTCAGGTACTCCAAGTGCAACAAATCCTTGGACATCAGCTTCACCGAGTGTAGCTACTGTAAATAATTCCGGTGTTGTAACAGGGGTTTCTGCAGGAACAAGTATAATAAGATATACTGATAATAATGGTTGTACAATAACTCAAACAGTAACAGTAAATCCTTTGCCAACAATTACAGGTAATCCAATTGTTTGTGCTGGTTTAACAACAACATTAACAGGTTCGGCTACACCAAATGCAACAAATCCATGGGTGTCAGCTTCTCCAAGTGTAGCTACAGTTAACAGTTCAGGGGTTGTGACAGGAGTTTCAGCTGGTACGAGTGTAATTACTTACACAAATAGTAATGGTTGTAGCATTACTCAAACAGTAACAGTAAATCCGTTACCAACAATAACAGGTACACCAAACGTTTGTGTTGGTTTAACAACGACATTAACAGGTTCAGGTACACCAAACGCAACTAATCCGTGGGTATCTGCTTCGCCTAGTGTAGCTAATATTACAAATTCTGGAGTTGTAACAGGGGTGTCTGTGGGAACGAGTATTATAACCTATACTAATAGTGATGGTTGTAGTACTACTCAAACATTTACTGTAAATCCTTTACCAACTATTACAGGTAATGCAATTATTTGTGTAGGTCTAACAACTACATTGACGGGTTCTGGTACGCCAAATCCAACTAATCCATGGGTTTCAGCTAACCCATCAGTTGCAACAATAAATAATTCTGGAGTTGTAACAGGAGTTTCAGCTGGTACAAGTGTAATAACCTATACGAATAGCAATGGATGTACAGTAAATCGAACAGTAACAGTAAATGCGTTGCCAACGATTACTGGTACTCCGTCAGTATGTATTGGGTTTACATCGGCATTGATAGGTTCAGGTACACCAAGTTCAACAAATCCTTGGGTGTCAGCGACACCGAGTGTGGCTACTGTAAATAATTCAGGAGTTGTTACAGGAGTCTCTGGCGGTACGAGTGTAATTACCTATACCAATAGTAATGGATGTTCAGTGAATCAAATTTTTACGGTATATGCTACACCAACGATTTCAGGTAATAGTACTGTTTGTATTGGTTTAACAACTTCGTTAACAGGTTCAGGTACTCCAAACGCAACAAATCCTTGGACATCAGCTTCACCAAGTGTTGCTACAGTAAGTAGTTCCGGTGTTGTAACAGGGGTTTCTGCAGGAACAAGTATAATAAGATATACTGATAATAATGGTTGTACAATAACTCAAACAGTAACAGTAAATCCTTTGCCAACAATTACAGGTAATCCAATTGTTTGTGCTGGTTTAACAACAACATTAACAGGTTCGGCTACACCAAACGCAACAAATCCATGGGTGTCAGCTTCTCCAAGTGTAGCTACAGTTAACGGTTCAGGGGTTGTGACAGGAGTTTCAGCTGGTACGAGTGTAATTACTTACACAAATAGTAATGGTTGTAGCACTACTCAAACAGTAACAGTAAATGCGTTACCTACAATAACAGGAACTCCAAACGTTTGTATTGGTCTAACAACGGCATTAACAGGATCAGGTACACCTAATGCTACTAATCCATGGGTATCTGCTTCTCCGAGTGTGGCTACTGTAAATAATTCTGGAGTTGTAACAGGAGTTTCGGTTGGTACGAGTTTGATCACATATACCAATAGTAGCGGCTGTAAAATCACACAAACAGTTACTGTGAATGCTTTGCCAATAGCTACTTTATCTAGTAATGATTCTGATAATACATTTTGTTCAGGTACATCGGTTGCTTTTACGGCTAGTGGAGGTGTTAATTATAATTTTAGAGTGAATAATTCAAGTGTTCAAAATGGAGCCTCAGCTGTTTACACTACATCAACCTTAACAAATGGTCAATTTGTAGATGTGATTGTTACTAATGCTTCTGGTTGTACATCGATAAGTACGGCAATAACTAATACGGTACTTCCTTTGCCAGTTCAGCCAATTTTAAGTGTTGATGCTCAGCCAAGCTGTATTGCTTCAACTGGAAGTTTTAAGATTACTAATTATAATGCGTCTTATTCGTATACAATAAGCCCATCAACAGGAGTTGTAAGGATTGTTGATATGGTAACTGCACCTTCAGGTATTTATGTTGTTACGGCTACGTCAGGAGCTTGTTCTTCTTCAGCAACTATTACTGTTAATCCAGTTCCTCCACAAATTCAATTTGAATCCACAGGAGATTGTATAGATAAAGATTATGTTTTGACAGCTAGTCCATTCAATAATTCATATGATGCGAGTACCGTTAATTATGAGTGGAAGGATAATTTAGGAAATATAGTTGGTACTAATTCAAATGTTTTGAATGCTACCGATGTGGTGAATTCTATGTCGGGGGCGGTAAATTATCCTTTGACTTTTACA